The following are from one region of the Amylibacter sp. IMCC11727 genome:
- a CDS encoding SCO family protein has translation MKFSTLQKMLWGLTAIVVVGSIFLQFSIREEQRADAPAFQADFELTDHRGIVQTDEDFAGRWLLVFFGFANCPDVCPTTLAEVAAVMDALGSDAAKVQPLFISIDPERDTPEKLAEFVPAFEADIVGLTGTADQIKRTSETFRVYFEKIEEAASPNGYTMGHSSQLFLFDPQGGYVGAWTYGTSAEEIVSDLRARM, from the coding sequence ATGAAATTTTCTACGTTACAAAAAATGCTTTGGGGACTTACCGCGATCGTGGTTGTTGGGTCCATTTTTTTGCAGTTTTCTATCAGAGAAGAACAGCGCGCTGATGCGCCCGCGTTCCAAGCTGACTTCGAACTGACCGATCACCGAGGCATAGTGCAGACGGACGAAGACTTCGCAGGGCGCTGGTTGCTCGTCTTCTTCGGCTTTGCGAATTGCCCCGATGTGTGCCCCACGACCTTGGCAGAGGTTGCCGCTGTCATGGATGCGCTCGGCTCCGATGCCGCCAAAGTCCAGCCGCTCTTTATCTCGATTGACCCCGAACGTGATACGCCCGAAAAACTGGCAGAGTTCGTTCCGGCTTTCGAGGCAGATATAGTAGGCCTCACCGGCACGGCCGATCAGATCAAGCGAACATCGGAAACCTTCCGCGTGTACTTTGAGAAGATCGAGGAAGCCGCTTCGCCCAATGGATACACGATGGGACATTCCTCCCAGCTGTTCCTATTTGATCCCCAAGGCGGATATGTCGGGGCTTGGACATATGGCACATCAGCTGAAGAGATTGTTTCCGATCTAAGGGCGAGGATGTAG
- a CDS encoding helix-turn-helix domain-containing protein, with product MLTIGSLGKKTGTKVQTVRYYEQIGLMPEPGRTEGGQRRYGDAEVDRLSFIRHARQLGFPLEAIRELLDLSDNPDRSCHEADSIARRQLKQVELKMDRLKALRTELKRMIHECSGGNTADCKVLEVLRDHSECLTDHNEIGA from the coding sequence ATGCTGACAATTGGAAGTTTGGGAAAGAAGACCGGAACAAAAGTTCAGACTGTCCGGTATTACGAACAGATCGGCCTGATGCCCGAACCAGGTCGCACCGAAGGCGGGCAGCGGCGCTACGGGGATGCGGAAGTTGACCGCTTGTCCTTTATCCGGCACGCACGCCAGTTGGGGTTTCCCCTTGAAGCGATCCGCGAGCTTCTCGATCTCAGTGATAATCCCGACCGCTCTTGCCATGAGGCGGATTCCATCGCCCGGCGGCAACTCAAGCAGGTAGAACTAAAAATGGATCGGCTGAAAGCGCTGCGCACAGAATTAAAGCGCATGATCCACGAATGCAGCGGAGGCAATACAGCGGACTGCAAGGTTCTCGAGGTTTTGCGCGATCATTCTGAGTGCCTGACCGATCACAATGAAATAGGGGCTTAA